The Epilithonimonas zeae genome contains the following window.
TATTGGACAGGTAATAATTTTAGAAGAACAGGTGAAAATCTTATTGTAGATGCAACTTTTTTCAAAGTAAGAGAGATTGCTTTAAGCTATGATTTGCCAAAGTCTCTTTTAGCATCTACATTTGTAAATGGGGTTACATTTAGCCTATATGCAAGAAATCCAATCGCAATATATGCAAAAAGTAATAGAAACTTTGCTGATCCAGAAACTTCAAATTATACCGGAAATTTATCTGGAATTGCTGACACTTCACAATATCCAACTACTAGAGTATTCGGATTTAAATTAAATGCAACTTTCTAAATTAAAAAAAATGAAAAATAAAATAATATTAATGGCATTATCGGCTACTTTGCTTAGTAGCATATCGTGTAATGATTTTTTAGATACTAATATAGACCCAGATAGAGCAGATGCGAATTTGCTCACTCCAAACTATATTTTTCCAGGAGCTGTAACAGGTGGATCAGTTTTTAGCGCGACTGCTGGAAGTTATGTACAAGCTAGAGTTTTAAACGCCTTTGCAAGCTTACAAATGAATAGTTTAGCGGGGAATTCATATTCATTCGGAACGCCATTTGTAGATGACTATACTCCCAATATTACTTCTGGTTATAATTCAGCGATTTGGGATGCTATGTTTAGACAAATTACGAATTTTCAAACAATTATTGATTATAACGATCCAAATGGTCAATATAAACAATTTAAAGCGATGTCAATGATTATGAAAGCTTATCATGTACAGATTCTTACAGATTTATATGGTGATATGCCCTACACAGAAGCTTTCAAAAGAGAATTAAATCTTTCGCCTAAATATGATAAAGGAGAAGATATATATAAAGCATCCATCGCAGATTTGGAAAGTGCGGTTCAATTAATTAATTCTGGTACTGGTGCTAATCCTGGTAGCGCAGATGTTGTCTTTGGAGGGACTATGCCAAGTTGGATTGCTTTTGCTAATACTATTAAGTTGAGATATCTTATAAGAATGTCTAACGTAACAGGCGAAATGGCTACTTACAGAGATCAAAAATTAGCTACCTTGGCTGGTGCAACATTTTCTGCTAGTAATGTGACCATGAATCCAGGATATTCTTCTACAAGCGATTCTAAGCAAAATCCATGGACTAATTATTGGGTTGTTCTTAGTTCAGGTGCAAGACCAGTATCAGGTAACCAAAGCTATACTTTGTATACGGCTTCTGAACATATTGCTTTGGCTTTGAATGGTAATAAAAGATATATTCCTACATCTGCAACGACTAGTGTTGAATATAATGATCCTAGAGATGTTTATCAAAAATTCAATGGGATAAAAGATGGTAGATCAGGAAGATTATTTACGTTGATTACTCCAGCCGGTCGTGATGCTACAGAAGCAACTGTAGAAGGTGTGAGACAAGGGGCTACGCCTGGTCAAGCAGGGGCTGAAGCAGGTAGAACAGGAAATACTGTATCTAGATTTGGTTTAGGATTAATTGTAGGTAATAATACTACAATTACATCAACTGCTCCTGCTGATATTGTTGCAGCTGCATCAGCAAAACCAGTTGTTTTGTTATCAAAAGCGGAGACAGAATTTTTATTAGCTGAAGCTGCACTTAGATATCCAGCTGTTTTCGGGAATGATAAAGGACATTTTGAAGCTGGGATTACAGCTTCATACTCTTATCTTGGAGCAACGGGGGCAGCAGCTTATATTACTAGTATAAATGCAGTTCCAAAATTAGGTTGGACAGGTTCTAATGATAATAAACTTGAAGCTATTATGACTCAGAAATGGATTGCCTTAACTGGTATTAATCCGGAACAATCATTCTTTGATTATACTAGAACCGGGTATCCTATTACTCCTATGGCAACTATTGCTACAGGAACGGTGAAGCCAAATAGATTGATTTATCCTACGTCAGAATATGCATCAAATGCTAATAATGTTCCAAACATGACGGCGACTGATGTATTTACAAAAAATCAATTTACCCCATTCTGGGCTAGATAGAATAACAATATTATTTTCGTCAAAGAGCTGTCTATTTTGGACAGCTCTTTTTGTATATAGATTTATTAGATTTTTTTAAATAAATGACTTTCAATCTTATCTTTTTGTACTTTTATAAAAAAACTATTAATCTTCTTCTGATATTATCAAAATTGCTCTATGAAAAAACTTTTTCTATTTTTTCTTTTTCTCCTTTTTCAAAATAATATAAAAGCTCAGTTAGATTTGGAACATTGGTTTCCTTCTGTTTTTAGTTCTGGTGCTAATGTCAAAAGTGCTGTTGTATCACTTTCTACAGATAAAACAATACCTTTTAACGTTTATATTTATAATGGCAATAATCTCGTAGGTAATGTAAAGATTGATAAATATAATCCAATAGAATATGATCTGGTAGTTGCAAATATTATACAATCTGTATATACTTCTTTTATAGGAGATACTATGATTCCTCTTGACAGAGGTTTACATCTTGTGGGTGAGAATAGTTTTTATGCAAATCTTAAATACGTTGGTGCGAATACAGAGATAATATCATCAAAAGGGAAAAGCGCCTTAGGGAAATCATTCTTCGTGGTTAATGATCAAAATCTTTTGAATGGTAGTTTTAATCCAAATCCAATGAATTATCAAGCGAGTATCACTGCGTATTACGATAATACAAAAATAAAAATATCAGGTTACAAAAATGGTTTAAAATTTACCAATGGATCTACAAATAATGAAATTAATATTACTTTAAATAAAAATCAATCTTACATAGTTGCAGCTTTAAAAAAAGATAATACAACCGGGGCACTTAATGATTACTTTGATCCTCATCTTATCGGTGCAACTATAGTATCTGATAAACCTATTGTTGTTAATAATGGAAATCTTTTAAGTCAAGATGCAGCTTTAGATGGTGGAAGTGTTAATATAGATCAAAGTATGCCGGTTGATAAATTGGGAAAAGAATATTTGGTTGTCAATGGTATGGCTGCAGGTAAATACTTTACAGAAAAAGCAATAATTGTGGCCACAGAGGATGGGACGCAGATTTTCTTTAATAATGAAAATACCCCACTTTTTACATTAAATAAAGGAGAACATTATATAGGACCATATCAAGCGGATAAAAAATTCATTGAAGGTTCTGAGTCTTCTTTTATAAATGAAGAGGGTAGAGAAATTACTACTTCTGCTATGTTTATCAGAGCTACAAAACCTATCTATTGTTATCAACTTTTAGCAACATTTTATGATAAGCCTATTGACCCTCGAAATTATGTATATAAAGTAGATAAGACTAGTGCTATGCTTTTTTCTTATCCTTTAGATAAAGAATATCAAATAAAGAATGTTACAATTCCCTTTATCGACGATATCGGAGGACAGGAAATGCGAAGCAAACTTTCCATCAAAACTGAAAAAAATGCGAACATTAAGATAAATGGAGTTCAGTTAACTGGAGGAACAGATATTTTAGGGAAACCCAATTGGATATATCATACCATCCAGAACTCTAAAGGAAATGTAGTGATAGAATCGGACAAAAGTTTAAATGTAGATTTTGTTGGTGGTACAACGACTGCATATTCTAGTTCTTATTCTGGTTATGCAGGAAGTGTAGTAAGTTACAGTAATGACCCTTTCATTACAATGAATGGAAATTGTATAGAAGAAGGATTACTTCTAAAACTCAATAATACAGATTTTGATAAAATACAATGGCAAAAAGATGGAGTAGATATCGTTGGGGCAAATCAAGCTACTTATATTCCGACCGAGCCAGGACTATATACTTGTGTTTTAACTTATTCTAATGTAACTTATACAACTAATAGTTTTAATATTACTCACTGCCCTTATACAGTTGTAGATAAAGATTTTGGAAAAATATGTGATGACATAGCATTCACTCCAAAATTTTCTACACCTAATGAATCCGAAAAGATTTCTAAGTTAGAAATTTTGACAGAACCAATGTATGGAAAAGTTATCAAAGATAATTTAAATTTAAAGTATATTCCAAACGTGGATTTTACCGGAGATGATAGGTTTGTCTATAGAATTTGTACAGAAACTATGGGACTATGTGAAACTATAAAGGCTAGTGTATTTGTTAATGAAAGACCTGTTGCAGAAATAAAACCTGAGTTATATCCTATTTCTGAATCCAATGGTAAAGGAAAATATGACCTCACAGAAACTATTATTGACAAAGGTAAGAATGATTATAAATTTTATGAAGATAGTGATTTGACAAAATTTATTGATAAGCCTGAAGCGTATGAAACAGCGCTTTTGACCGCATACGTTAAAATTACATCACCAACAGATTGTTTTATCAAAAAAGAAATCAAGCTTTTGACATTACAGGAAAATATAGAGCTTCCAAACTTCTTTTCTCCCAATGGTGATGGTATTAATGATTTTTGGGATTATTCTAAGCTAAAAGACTATTCTGAACTGGAAATATCTATCTATAATAAAATAGGCAGTAAGGTATTTGAACATTCTATCTCAAATACAGATTTTAAATGGAACGGAAAAGATTACAGCGGAAAACCTTTATCTTCCAATACTTATTGGAGTTTATTAAAATGGAAAAATGCAAGGACAGGTGTTCCAATATCAAAACAAATGTGGATATTGCTAAAATCAATAGATTAAAAAATAAAAATACGATTCAACTGAATCGCATTTTTTATCTAAATTTTCATATTCTACTTTCCAAACAAACCACCACCCATTCCAGGCATATTCGGCATTTTGCTCATCATCTGCATCATTTGTTTACCTTGAGGACCTTGCATCATTTTCATCATTTTCCCCATTTGGTCAAACTGTTTCATTAGTGCATTCACATCTTCCAATTTTCTTCCTGCACCTTTAGCAATTCTTTGTTTTCTTGAAACATTGATGATAGAAGGTCTTCTTCTCTCTTCTGGTGTCATCGAGTGGATAATAGCTTCAATATGTTTGAAAGCATCATCATTGATATCGACATCTTTGATCGCTTTTCCAACACCCGGAATCATCCCCATCAAATCCTTCATATTACCCATTTTCTTGATTTGGTTGATTTGCTTCAAGAAGTCATCAAAGCCAAATTCATTCTTAGCAATTTTCTTATGAAGTTTTTTAGCTTCCTCTTCGTCAAATTGTTCCTGAGCTCTTTCTACCAAGGAAACAACATCTCCCATTCCAAGGATTCTGTCCGCCATCCTTTCCGGATAGAAAAGGTCGAGCGCCTCCATTTTTTCGCCGGTAGAGATAAATTTGATAGGCTTTTCTACAACAGAACGGATTGTCAAAGCAGCTCCACCTCTCGTATCACCATCCAATTTAGTAAGAACAACCCCGTCAAAATTCAAAGTGTCATTAAAGGCTTTCGCCGTATTCACAGCATCCTGTCCTGTCATCGAATCTACAACGAAAAGCGTTTCAGTTGGTTTGATCGTTTGATGAACTGACTTGATTTCATTCATCATTTGCTCATCAATCGCCAAACGGCCAGCTGTATCCACGATAATCGTGTCAAAGCCTTTAGACTTGGCATAATTAATCGCATTCTCAGCAATCGCTACAGGATTTTTATTGTCGATTTCCGTATAAACTTCAATATTGATTTGTCCTCCCAGAACTTTCAACTGGTCGATCGCCGCAGGTCTGTAAACGTCACAAGCTACCAAAAGTGGTTTTTTGCTTCTTTTTTGTTTCAGATAGTTGGCTAATTTTCCTGAGAAAGTCGTTTTACCAGAACCTTGAAGACCGGCAATCAAAATCACAGTAGGTTTTCCGGAAAGGTTGATCCCCTCTTGTGAACCACCCATCAGATCCACCAATTCGTCATGAACAATTTTCGTCATCAATTGTCCCGGCGTTAGCGATGTCAAAACGTTTTCACCAATCGCTTTATCCTGAACTCTTTTTGTGAGGTCTTTGGCAACTTTATAATTTACATCGGCATCCACCAATGCTCTTCGGATTTCCTTTACCGTTTCTGCAACGTTGATTTCCGTGATTTTTCCACGTCCGGAAATATTATGAAGCGCTTTATCTAGCTTGTCTTGTAAACTGTTAAACATAACTTTAATAAGATATTTAAGGTTGCAAAAATAAGAAAATTTAAACGAAAGTTACAGAATCATACTCTAGAATTATCAATCATCACTTATCAGTCATCGTTTATTTTATTTGGGCAGCTTAATCCGCCTTCCGCTCCCAATCTTTTTTGCAGAAAGATTTCAGATTCAATAGAAGTTGAGTAAGCGCAAAAAAGGATTTCCGCTCAAGTCGGGCTGCAGATTCTACGTATAATTAATGATCAGATTTCTTACTGGGCGAATCGCCTTTGTTAAACTTAAAAACAAAGAATCTCATAAAAAATCTTTGTGGACTTTGCGTTTAACATCCACATAAAATTGTAAATCATTCAAGTTGTTTAGAATGTTTACTTTTGCAAAAATCAAAAATTGGAAGACAAAAAAAATAACGCCTCCGATTCCCTTAGAAAATATGGAAAGTATTCGTCTGTTGTTTTTCAGATGCTTTTTATTATTGGGATTTCTTTTTGGGGCGGACATCAGTTGGATTTGTATTTTGAAACCGGTTCCAATGTTTTGGTTTTGGTGATTGGTCTCAGCGGACTTTGCCTTTCACTATACACAACCTTGAAGAGACTCGAAATTTTAAATAAAGAAGAACAGGACAATGCAAAACAAAAGTAACCTAATTATCAGTGTGATATTTTTTCTCACATTTATTATACATTTCGCAATTTGGAAATTTGCATTTCATCTGGATGAAGTCACGATAATCAAGTTTTATTTATTTCTTACAATCATTTTTATGATGATGATAACCTTGATTATTTTGATTAACAAAATTCTTCCGCAATACCAAGGATTTGCAATGATAGGACTGATTGTCATGAAATTTGGGCTGATGTTCCTTGTAAAAAACAAGCTTCATTTCGAAGCAATTCCGAATTATAAATTCCATTTTATTATTCCATATTTCATTTTGACAACGTTGCTTACATATTATGCAATTCAGTTAATTAATTATGACAAAAAACAGTAAATTAATTCTTCTAAAGAGAAAAAATAGTCTATTTTTGCAAAACGAAAAAAAAATCTACCGATGCTAAAGAAAACGGCAATTTTATTTTACAGTTTATTAATGTTTGCAACTGCTTTTGCTCAGCACGAAAATGTTGAAAACCAACACGGTAAGCCTGTAACTGAAACTCCTGAGCTTTCTGGAAAAGAAGAGAGAAGAAAGGAAGTTAAAGAGTTCGTAGACCACCATATTTTGGATGCTCACGATGTTGCCCTGATGGTGAAAGATGGTCATCATATTGGTTTTCCTTTGCCGGTTATTATTTATGATGAAGGATTTCATTTCTTTATGAGTAATACAGAAGGCGTAGATGGGCACGAGTTTATCCACGGTTCTCCGGTAGAAAGTAATGGTAAATTTTATACACTTAGCCACGAAAAAATCTACAGAACAGATTCTAAGGGGACTTTAACATTAGATAAAGATCACCACCCAACTGAAAAGAGAGTTTTAGATTTATCTATCACGAAAAGTGTTTTGGTTATTTTCTTAGTTGCTATTTTTATGATTGTGCTTTTCGGAGGAATGGCAAGATCTTATAAAAAATCTCTTGTTCCTTCTGGTGCTGCAAAATTCCTTGAACCACTTGTCATTTTTGTAAGAGATGATATTGCAATTCCAAACATTGGACATAAGTATAAGAGGTTTATGGGTTATCTACTGACTGTATTCTTTTTTATCTTGTTTCTGAATGTTTTAGGTTTGATGCCTTTTGGGATCAATGTTACGGGTAATATTGCGATTACATTTTGTTTAGCAATTGTAACTTACTTGATTACAACTTTCTCAGGCTCAAAAGATTATTGGAAACATATTTTTTGGATGCCGGGTGTTCCAGTTCCTATGAAGTTTATTATGATGCCAATAGAAATATTGGGGACATTGACAAAACCATTTGCTTTGATGATTCGTCTTTTTGCAAATATGACAGCAGGTCACATCGTTGTAATGACTTTGATTGGTTCAATTTACATTTTCGAAAATTGGATTGCAGGAGTTGCTTTCCCGTTCTTGACATTCGTAATTTATTTATTAGAAGTATTAGTAGCGTTCCTTCAAGCTTACGTATTCACAATGCTTTCAGCTTTGTTTATCGGTATGGCAGTTGAAGAGCACGAGCATGAACATGCTCATTAATTAAAAGTATAAAACAATTTTTTAAATTATATATTATGGAAATTCCTAAAATTATTGGTAGCGGACTTATCGTTATTGGTGTAGGTATCGGTCTTGGAAAAATTGGTGCTGCTGCTCTTGAAGCAATCGCTAGACAACCAGAGCAATCTGGAAAAATCCAAACTGCTATGCTTATTGCTGCTGCATTGGTAGAAGGTGTTGCTTTCGCTGCGTTATTCGCATCATAAGCCAAACAAAATTCAAAACATTGTTGCAGCGGTTGGCTGCAGCAATGTTTAATTTAAAAATTTATAAAAATTAATCTCACTATATAATGGAATTACTTCATCAGTTTTCATCAGGATTATTTATCATTCAGTCCATCATTTTCTTAGTATTACTTTTTGTATTAGGAAAGTTTGCGTGGAAACCAATTCTAAAATCTATCGACGAGAGAGAAACTTCAATCATCGATGCTCTTAACCAAGCTAAATTGGCTAAACAAGAAATGGCACAGTTGAAAGAAGATAACGAAAGAATTCTTCGTGAAGCTAGAGCTGAAAGAGATGGTATCTTGAAAGAAGCTAGAGATATGAAAGATAAAATCGTAAATCAAGCTAAAGACAGTGCTAAAGTGGAAGGTGAAAAAATGATTGAAGCAGCTAGACAATCTATCCAAACGGAAAAGAATGCGGCTATGGCTGATATCAAAAACCAAATCGGTACTTTGTCTGTGAACATCGCTGAAAATATTCTTAGAGAGAAATTGAACAACGATGGCGCACACAACGCTTTGGTAGAAAATATTCTTAACAAATCTAACCTTAACTAATCAGGATGCTTACATCTAAAGTAGCTAAAAGATACGCACAAGGTTTACTGGATTTCACACAAGAGTCTGGTAATACAGAATCTGTTTTCGTAGAGATGAAGGATATTGTGAAAATAATGTCTCTGTCCAAAGAATTGAACACATTCTTCAACACGCCTATCATTGATGCAAGAAAGAAAGAAGCGATTGCTTTAGAAATTTTTAAAGATTTTTCTCCTGTTTCGAAGAATATCATCCGATTGGTTATCAAACAAGGTAGAGAATCTCAGCTTAAAAATATTGCTCAGGAATTCATCAATAAAGTAGAAGATATCAAAGGAACGCAACGTATTTCTTTGGTTACAGCTAGCAAATTGTCAGAGCAAAATATTCAAAAAATAATTGCTGATTCTAATATGGTAAATGTTTCTAACTATGATTTGGAAACGATTATCAAACCAGATATCTTGGGAGGTTATATCCTAAGAGTAGGTGACCAGCAAATCGATGCTTCAGTTAAAACCAAACTGAACAATATCAAAAAAGAATTTCAACTTAATTAAGAAAAAACAACCATATAATGGCAGAAATAAATCCGGCAGAAGTATCAGCGATACTGAAGCAGCAATTAGCAAATTTCGATACTCAATCTAACGTAGAAGAAGTTGGAACTGTACTTACAATCGGTGATGGTATCGCTCGTGTTTACGGTTTAGAAAATGTGCAGTACGGAGAATTGGTAAGATTCGAAGCTGGAGTAGAAGGTATCGTTCTTAACCTTGAAGAAGACAACGTAGGTGTGGCTCTTCTTGGGGAATCCAAAATGGTAAGAGAAGGTGATACTGTAAAAAGAACTAACAGAATCTCTTCTATCAAAGTTGGTGAAGGAATGCTTGGTAGAGTTGTTGATACTCTAGGAAATCCAATCGATGGTAAAGGACCTATCGGTGGTGAGCTTTACGAGATGCCTTTGGAAAGAAAAGCGCCGGGAGTTATCTTCCGTCAGCCGGTAACCGAGCCACTTCAGACTGGTATCGTTGCTATCGATTCTATGATTCCGGTAGGAAGAGGACAAAGAGAGTTGATTATTGGTGACAGACAAACTGGTAAAACAGTTGTTGCTATCGACACGATCATCAATCAAAAAGAATTTTATGATGCTGGTCAGCCAGTATATTGTATATATGTTGCAATTGGACAAAAAGCTTCAACTGTAGCTCAAATCGTTAAAACGTTAGAAGACAAAGGTGCTTTGGCTTATACAGTTATCGTTGCAGCTAACGCTTCTGACCCAGTTCCAATGCAGGTTTACTCTGCAATGGCAGGTGCTTCTATCGGAGAATACTTCAGAGATACTGGTCGTGCTGCTTTGATTGTTTATGATGATTTATCTAAACAAGCGGTTGCTTACCGTGAGCTTTCTCTTCTATTGAGAAGACCACCAGGACGTGAGGCTTACCCAGGAGACGTTTTCTACCTACACTCAAGATTGTTGGAAAGAGCAGCAAAAGTTATTGCTGATGATTCTATCGCAAAACAAATGAACGATTTGCCAGAATCTTTGAAGCCAATCGTAAAAGGTGGTGGTTCATTAACAGCCCTTCCAATCATCGAAACTCAGGCTGGTGACGTTTCTGCATATATCCCGACAAACGTTATCTCTATTACAGACGGACAGATTTTCTTGGAAACAGATTTGTTTAACTCAGGGGTTCGTCCGGCAATCAACGTTGGTATCTCTGTATCGAGAGTTGGAGGTAACGCTCAGATCAAATCAATGAAAAAAGTTTCTGGAACTTTGAAATTAGACCAGGCTCAATATAAAGAATTGGAAGCGTTTGCTAAATTCGGTTCTGACTTAGATGCTGCTACATTGGCAGTAATCTCTAAAGGAGAAAGAAACGTGGAGCTTTTGAAGCAGCCAGTTAACTCTCCACTTCCGGTAGAAAATCAGGTAGCGATGATTTACGCAGGAACTGAGAATCTATTGAGAAATATCCCAATCAGAAAGGTAAAAGAATTCCAGGTAGAATATGTGGATTTCTTGAAAAACAAACATCCAGAAGTGATGGCAGCTCTTAAAGCCGGTAAAATTGATGACCAATTAACTGGAGTTTTGAAACAAGTTGCAACAGAACTTTCTGCGAAATACAACTAAAAAAGTTCAATGTTCAAGGATTCAGAACGATTGTTTTGAAACCTTGAACTTTTTAAACAATAATCTTTGAACTAAAGAATGGCAAACTTAAAAGAAATACGAGGCAGAATTTCATCTATATCTTCTACGATGCAGATTACAAGTGCTATGAAAATGGTTTCCGCTGCGAAACTGAAGAAAGCACAAGACGCAATCGTAATGCTGAGACCTTACTCAGAAAAACTTCAGGAGATTATAGAGAACGTAAGTGCTGCTTCTGATGCTGAGAATATCTCAGAATTCGCTATAGAAAGAGAAGTTAAAAAAGTGCTTTTCATCACCGTGACTTCCAACAGAGGTTTGGCTGGAGCTTTCAACTCTTCTGTTATCAAAGAATTGAACACTCAGTTCTCTACTAACGAAAATGTAGAAGTAGAAGTTTTAACCATCGGTAAGAAAGCTTTTGATGCACTTAGAAAAAACAAAACTGTTTACGAAAACCACAGTTCTTTGTTTGACAACCTTTCTTTCGACCACGTTTCAAATATGACAAGTAAAGTGATGTCAGATTTCAAAGCTGGAAAGTTTGACAAAGTTTACGTTGTTTATAACAAATTCATCAACGCTGCTACTCAGGAAGTAGTAACTGAGCAGGTTTTACCAATTGCAGTTTCTGTAGAGAAAACAAGCTCAGACGTTAATGTAGATTACATCTTCGAACCAGGCAGACAAGAAATTTTGGAAACATTAATTCCAAAATCGATTAAAACTCAGATATTCAAAGCGGTGCTAGATTCCGTAGCGTCAGAACACGGTGCAAGGATGACAGCGATGCACAAGGCGACCGATAATGCAGAAGCACTTAGAAATGACCTTAAGATTTTCTATAACAAAGCAAGACAGGCAGCCATCACCAACGAAATATTAGAAATTGTTTCCGGAGCAGAAGCGCTTAAGAACAGTTAATTAAAGATAAGTTAAAGTTAGTAGTTAGTTATAAAAAGCATTGGAGGTCAAACTTCAGTGCTTTTTATTATTTTGGGCAGCTTTTCCGCCTTCCGCTCCCAATCTTTTCACTCCACTTCGTTGCGT
Protein-coding sequences here:
- the atpE gene encoding ATP synthase F0 subunit C, translated to MEIPKIIGSGLIVIGVGIGLGKIGAAALEAIARQPEQSGKIQTAMLIAAALVEGVAFAALFAS
- a CDS encoding SusD/RagB family nutrient-binding outer membrane lipoprotein; this translates as MNSLAGNSYSFGTPFVDDYTPNITSGYNSAIWDAMFRQITNFQTIIDYNDPNGQYKQFKAMSMIMKAYHVQILTDLYGDMPYTEAFKRELNLSPKYDKGEDIYKASIADLESAVQLINSGTGANPGSADVVFGGTMPSWIAFANTIKLRYLIRMSNVTGEMATYRDQKLATLAGATFSASNVTMNPGYSSTSDSKQNPWTNYWVVLSSGARPVSGNQSYTLYTASEHIALALNGNKRYIPTSATTSVEYNDPRDVYQKFNGIKDGRSGRLFTLITPAGRDATEATVEGVRQGATPGQAGAEAGRTGNTVSRFGLGLIVGNNTTITSTAPADIVAAASAKPVVLLSKAETEFLLAEAALRYPAVFGNDKGHFEAGITASYSYLGATGAAAYITSINAVPKLGWTGSNDNKLEAIMTQKWIALTGINPEQSFFDYTRTGYPITPMATIATGTVKPNRLIYPTSEYASNANNVPNMTATDVFTKNQFTPFWAR
- a CDS encoding F0F1 ATP synthase subunit B, with translation MELLHQFSSGLFIIQSIIFLVLLFVLGKFAWKPILKSIDERETSIIDALNQAKLAKQEMAQLKEDNERILREARAERDGILKEARDMKDKIVNQAKDSAKVEGEKMIEAARQSIQTEKNAAMADIKNQIGTLSVNIAENILREKLNNDGAHNALVENILNKSNLN
- a CDS encoding AtpZ/AtpI family protein, with the translated sequence MEDKKNNASDSLRKYGKYSSVVFQMLFIIGISFWGGHQLDLYFETGSNVLVLVIGLSGLCLSLYTTLKRLEILNKEEQDNAKQK
- the ffh gene encoding signal recognition particle protein — protein: MFNSLQDKLDKALHNISGRGKITEINVAETVKEIRRALVDADVNYKVAKDLTKRVQDKAIGENVLTSLTPGQLMTKIVHDELVDLMGGSQEGINLSGKPTVILIAGLQGSGKTTFSGKLANYLKQKRSKKPLLVACDVYRPAAIDQLKVLGGQINIEVYTEIDNKNPVAIAENAINYAKSKGFDTIIVDTAGRLAIDEQMMNEIKSVHQTIKPTETLFVVDSMTGQDAVNTAKAFNDTLNFDGVVLTKLDGDTRGGAALTIRSVVEKPIKFISTGEKMEALDLFYPERMADRILGMGDVVSLVERAQEQFDEEEAKKLHKKIAKNEFGFDDFLKQINQIKKMGNMKDLMGMIPGVGKAIKDVDINDDAFKHIEAIIHSMTPEERRRPSIINVSRKQRIAKGAGRKLEDVNALMKQFDQMGKMMKMMQGPQGKQMMQMMSKMPNMPGMGGGLFGK
- a CDS encoding T9SS type B sorting domain-containing protein, giving the protein MKKLFLFFLFLLFQNNIKAQLDLEHWFPSVFSSGANVKSAVVSLSTDKTIPFNVYIYNGNNLVGNVKIDKYNPIEYDLVVANIIQSVYTSFIGDTMIPLDRGLHLVGENSFYANLKYVGANTEIISSKGKSALGKSFFVVNDQNLLNGSFNPNPMNYQASITAYYDNTKIKISGYKNGLKFTNGSTNNEINITLNKNQSYIVAALKKDNTTGALNDYFDPHLIGATIVSDKPIVVNNGNLLSQDAALDGGSVNIDQSMPVDKLGKEYLVVNGMAAGKYFTEKAIIVATEDGTQIFFNNENTPLFTLNKGEHYIGPYQADKKFIEGSESSFINEEGREITTSAMFIRATKPIYCYQLLATFYDKPIDPRNYVYKVDKTSAMLFSYPLDKEYQIKNVTIPFIDDIGGQEMRSKLSIKTEKNANIKINGVQLTGGTDILGKPNWIYHTIQNSKGNVVIESDKSLNVDFVGGTTTAYSSSYSGYAGSVVSYSNDPFITMNGNCIEEGLLLKLNNTDFDKIQWQKDGVDIVGANQATYIPTEPGLYTCVLTYSNVTYTTNSFNITHCPYTVVDKDFGKICDDIAFTPKFSTPNESEKISKLEILTEPMYGKVIKDNLNLKYIPNVDFTGDDRFVYRICTETMGLCETIKASVFVNERPVAEIKPELYPISESNGKGKYDLTETIIDKGKNDYKFYEDSDLTKFIDKPEAYETALLTAYVKITSPTDCFIKKEIKLLTLQENIELPNFFSPNGDGINDFWDYSKLKDYSELEISIYNKIGSKVFEHSISNTDFKWNGKDYSGKPLSSNTYWSLLKWKNARTGVPISKQMWILLKSID
- the atpA gene encoding F0F1 ATP synthase subunit alpha → MAEINPAEVSAILKQQLANFDTQSNVEEVGTVLTIGDGIARVYGLENVQYGELVRFEAGVEGIVLNLEEDNVGVALLGESKMVREGDTVKRTNRISSIKVGEGMLGRVVDTLGNPIDGKGPIGGELYEMPLERKAPGVIFRQPVTEPLQTGIVAIDSMIPVGRGQRELIIGDRQTGKTVVAIDTIINQKEFYDAGQPVYCIYVAIGQKASTVAQIVKTLEDKGALAYTVIVAANASDPVPMQVYSAMAGASIGEYFRDTGRAALIVYDDLSKQAVAYRELSLLLRRPPGREAYPGDVFYLHSRLLERAAKVIADDSIAKQMNDLPESLKPIVKGGGSLTALPIIETQAGDVSAYIPTNVISITDGQIFLETDLFNSGVRPAINVGISVSRVGGNAQIKSMKKVSGTLKLDQAQYKELEAFAKFGSDLDAATLAVISKGERNVELLKQPVNSPLPVENQVAMIYAGTENLLRNIPIRKVKEFQVEYVDFLKNKHPEVMAALKAGKIDDQLTGVLKQVATELSAKYN
- the atpB gene encoding F0F1 ATP synthase subunit A — translated: MLKKTAILFYSLLMFATAFAQHENVENQHGKPVTETPELSGKEERRKEVKEFVDHHILDAHDVALMVKDGHHIGFPLPVIIYDEGFHFFMSNTEGVDGHEFIHGSPVESNGKFYTLSHEKIYRTDSKGTLTLDKDHHPTEKRVLDLSITKSVLVIFLVAIFMIVLFGGMARSYKKSLVPSGAAKFLEPLVIFVRDDIAIPNIGHKYKRFMGYLLTVFFFILFLNVLGLMPFGINVTGNIAITFCLAIVTYLITTFSGSKDYWKHIFWMPGVPVPMKFIMMPIEILGTLTKPFALMIRLFANMTAGHIVVMTLIGSIYIFENWIAGVAFPFLTFVIYLLEVLVAFLQAYVFTMLSALFIGMAVEEHEHEHAH
- the atpH gene encoding ATP synthase F1 subunit delta produces the protein MLTSKVAKRYAQGLLDFTQESGNTESVFVEMKDIVKIMSLSKELNTFFNTPIIDARKKEAIALEIFKDFSPVSKNIIRLVIKQGRESQLKNIAQEFINKVEDIKGTQRISLVTASKLSEQNIQKIIADSNMVNVSNYDLETIIKPDILGGYILRVGDQQIDASVKTKLNNIKKEFQLN